One genomic window of Comamonas serinivorans includes the following:
- a CDS encoding lytic transglycosylase domain-containing protein, whose protein sequence is MATGGLAALAPSAAWAGGQLEEPLADSVRSALSSAIANSAPPVPVFASTEARMDYLRWLIAMSDRLQRRKTNQTERVEFLQTLWYEAKRAALDISLVMGLVQVESGFRKYAVSPVGARGYMQVMPFWTRVIGDGDADKLFHMQTNLRFGCVILRHYLDRERGDTFMALGRYNGSRGKDTYPNLVYGAQRQWLMPA, encoded by the coding sequence ATGGCGACGGGAGGTCTGGCCGCGCTGGCGCCATCGGCCGCCTGGGCGGGCGGTCAGCTGGAGGAGCCGCTGGCCGACTCGGTGCGCTCCGCCCTGTCGTCCGCAATTGCCAACAGCGCCCCTCCGGTGCCGGTGTTTGCCAGCACCGAAGCGCGCATGGACTACCTGCGGTGGCTGATCGCCATGAGCGACCGCCTGCAACGGCGCAAAACCAACCAGACCGAGCGCGTCGAGTTTCTGCAGACCCTGTGGTACGAGGCCAAGCGCGCGGCGCTGGACATCTCGCTCGTCATGGGTTTGGTGCAGGTCGAGAGCGGTTTCCGCAAGTACGCCGTCTCGCCCGTGGGTGCGCGCGGCTACATGCAGGTGATGCCGTTCTGGACGCGCGTGATCGGCGACGGCGACGCCGACAAGCTGTTCCACATGCAGACCAACCTGCGCTTTGGCTGCGTGATCCTGCGTCATTACCTGGACCGTGAACGCGGCGACACCTTCATGGCCCTGGGGCGCTACAACGGCTCGCGCGGCAAGGACACCTACCCCAACCTGGTGTACGGCGCCCAGCGCCAATGGCTGATGCCTGCTTGA
- a CDS encoding proline--tRNA ligase, which yields MKASQFFISTLKEAPADAEIVSHQLMTRAGMIKKLGAGVYTYMPMGLRVIRKVEAIVREEMNRAGAVEVTMPVVQPAELWQETGRFDKMGPELLRIKDRHDRDFIIQPTSEEVVTDIARQELRSYKQLPKNFYQVQTKFRDERRPRFGLMRGREFIMKDAYSFDRSPEAAKASYQGMAQAYRRIFDRFGLRYRAVAADSGAIGGDLSEEFQVIAATGEDAIVYNPSSDYAANIEKAEAAAPTQPRPAASQALTRTPTPGKSTCEDVAALLNIPLATTVKSLVLATDTQDEQGEVVKTQVWLLLLRGDHDMNEVKVGKLPGLAGFRFATPAEIEAAFGAKPGYLGPVGLQAPVKVVADRDVAVMADWVCGANEVDVHLTGVNWGRDLPEPDLIADLRNVVAGDRAPDGPGELAIERGIEIGHVFYLGTKYSLPMNATFLDEDGKPKPFEMGCYGIGITRLPAAAIEQNHDERGMIWPDAIAPFTVVICPIGMDRSDAVKQAAEALHDELAGAGVDVLLDDRGERPGAMFADWELIGVPHRVVISDRGLKEGQLEYQHRRDAEAQKVPAQGIGDWLKAKLGV from the coding sequence ATGAAAGCCTCTCAATTCTTCATCTCGACGCTGAAAGAAGCGCCTGCGGACGCCGAGATCGTCAGCCACCAACTCATGACGCGTGCCGGCATGATCAAAAAGCTGGGCGCCGGGGTGTACACCTACATGCCCATGGGATTGCGCGTCATCCGCAAGGTCGAGGCCATCGTGCGCGAGGAAATGAACCGGGCGGGCGCCGTGGAGGTGACCATGCCCGTGGTGCAGCCGGCCGAGCTCTGGCAGGAGACGGGCCGCTTCGACAAGATGGGCCCCGAGCTGCTGCGCATCAAGGATCGCCACGACCGCGATTTCATCATCCAGCCCACCAGCGAAGAGGTGGTGACCGACATCGCGCGTCAGGAGCTGCGCAGCTATAAGCAGCTGCCCAAGAACTTCTACCAGGTCCAGACCAAGTTCCGCGACGAGCGCCGGCCGCGTTTTGGCCTGATGCGCGGTCGCGAGTTCATCATGAAGGATGCGTACAGCTTTGACCGCAGCCCGGAAGCAGCCAAGGCCAGCTACCAGGGCATGGCGCAGGCCTACCGCCGCATCTTTGACCGTTTTGGCCTGCGGTACCGGGCCGTGGCGGCCGACAGCGGCGCCATCGGCGGCGACCTGAGCGAGGAGTTCCAGGTGATTGCCGCCACGGGTGAGGACGCCATCGTCTACAACCCGAGCAGCGACTACGCGGCGAACATCGAAAAGGCCGAGGCAGCGGCACCGACGCAGCCCCGTCCCGCCGCCAGCCAGGCGCTGACGCGCACGCCCACGCCGGGCAAGTCCACCTGCGAAGATGTGGCGGCCTTGCTGAACATTCCGCTGGCCACGACGGTGAAGTCGCTGGTGCTGGCCACCGACACCCAGGACGAGCAGGGCGAAGTCGTCAAGACCCAGGTCTGGCTGCTGCTGCTGCGCGGCGACCACGACATGAACGAGGTCAAGGTCGGCAAGTTGCCGGGCCTGGCCGGCTTCCGCTTTGCCACCCCGGCCGAGATCGAGGCGGCTTTTGGTGCCAAGCCGGGCTACCTGGGTCCGGTGGGCCTGCAGGCGCCGGTCAAGGTCGTGGCCGACCGCGACGTGGCCGTGATGGCCGACTGGGTCTGCGGCGCCAACGAAGTCGACGTCCACCTCACGGGGGTGAACTGGGGCCGCGACTTGCCCGAGCCCGATCTGATCGCCGACCTGCGCAACGTGGTCGCCGGCGACCGGGCACCGGATGGCCCGGGCGAGCTGGCCATCGAGCGCGGCATCGAAATCGGCCACGTCTTCTACCTGGGCACCAAGTACAGCTTGCCCATGAACGCCACCTTCCTCGATGAGGATGGCAAGCCCAAGCCGTTCGAGATGGGGTGCTACGGCATTGGCATCACGCGCCTGCCGGCGGCGGCCATCGAACAGAACCACGACGAGCGCGGCATGATCTGGCCGGACGCCATTGCCCCGTTCACGGTGGTGATCTGCCCCATCGGCATGGACCGCAGCGATGCCGTCAAGCAGGCCGCTGAAGCCTTGCACGACGAATTGGCCGGCGCCGGCGTGGACGTGCTGCTGGACGACCGCGGCGAGCGGCCCGGCGCCATGTTTGCCGATTGGGAGCTGATCGGCGTGCCGCATCGCGTGGTGATTTCGGACCGCGGCCTGAAGGAAGGCCAGCTCGAGTACCAGCACCGGCGCGACGCCGAGGCGCAGAAGGTGCCTGCGCAGGGCATCGGCGACTGGCTCAAGGCCAAGCTGGGGGTGTGA
- a CDS encoding RNA pyrophosphohydrolase has protein sequence MLDREGFRPNVGIILLNQKNQVFWGKRIRSHSWQFPQGGIDRGESPEQAMYRELHEEVGLHPEHVRIVARTRDWLRYEVPDRYIRRESRGFYRGQKQIWFLLQLTVQDCCLNLRATDHPEFDAWRWHDYWVPLDVVIEFKRGVYELALTELSRFLPRPTSRNRYLRNRSRDRNGGGAANSDFSPLEPMSAASSAGHRLNTPAQEGTRLAPQRAASQDASLNAPAAGMSFSPAEVLRRLDGVR, from the coding sequence ATGCTCGACAGAGAAGGCTTTCGCCCTAATGTCGGCATCATCTTGCTCAACCAGAAAAATCAGGTGTTCTGGGGCAAGCGGATCCGCAGCCACAGCTGGCAGTTTCCACAAGGGGGCATCGATCGCGGTGAATCGCCTGAACAGGCCATGTACCGCGAGCTCCATGAAGAAGTGGGCCTGCATCCGGAACACGTGCGCATCGTGGCCCGTACCCGCGACTGGTTGCGCTATGAGGTGCCAGACCGATACATACGCCGCGAATCGCGCGGCTTCTACCGCGGTCAGAAACAGATCTGGTTTCTGCTGCAACTGACGGTGCAGGATTGTTGCCTGAACCTGCGTGCCACGGACCATCCCGAATTCGACGCTTGGCGCTGGCACGACTATTGGGTGCCCCTGGACGTGGTGATCGAGTTCAAGCGGGGCGTGTACGAACTGGCGTTGACCGAGCTGTCGCGCTTCCTGCCACGCCCGACGTCACGCAACCGCTACCTGCGCAACCGGTCACGTGATCGCAATGGTGGGGGTGCCGCCAACTCGGATTTCAGCCCCTTGGAACCCATGTCCGCGGCCAGCTCCGCGGGGCACCGCCTGAACACACCTGCGCAAGAAGGGACACGCCTGGCACCTCAACGCGCGGCCAGCCAGGATGCCAGCCTGAATGCACCGGCCGCCGGCATGTCTTTCTCACCCGCCGAGGTGCTGCGCCGGCTCGATGGCGTGCGTTGA
- a CDS encoding CNP1-like family protein — MLFKSCKPAMAPRVVHGLAAASLALLMATPAAAQFRLVDPDETWTEAEIPPPPAYNVNKLIKVEGPVASSLTFGVDPATISIGPDYVVRYVIVLQGPAAVTAVYEGIRCNTGAKRVYARRNGTSEWETVKEDWMPLNSSSATKYAWNMARDGVCIGVATNNSVRDIVRDLQSNRGVMNMYR, encoded by the coding sequence GTGTTGTTCAAGTCTTGCAAGCCGGCCATGGCGCCGCGCGTCGTTCACGGGCTGGCCGCGGCCAGCTTGGCCCTGCTCATGGCCACCCCGGCAGCCGCCCAGTTCCGGCTTGTGGATCCCGATGAAACCTGGACGGAAGCCGAGATTCCGCCCCCGCCCGCCTACAACGTCAACAAACTGATCAAGGTCGAGGGCCCCGTGGCGTCCTCGCTCACCTTTGGCGTCGATCCGGCCACCATCAGCATCGGGCCCGACTACGTCGTGCGCTACGTCATCGTCCTGCAAGGCCCTGCCGCCGTCACGGCGGTGTACGAAGGCATCCGCTGCAATACGGGCGCCAAACGGGTCTACGCGCGGCGCAACGGCACCTCCGAGTGGGAAACGGTGAAAGAGGATTGGATGCCGCTCAACAGCTCGTCGGCCACCAAGTACGCCTGGAACATGGCGCGCGACGGCGTCTGCATCGGCGTGGCCACGAACAACTCCGTGCGAGACATCGTGCGCGACCTGCAATCCAACCGCGGCGTCATGAACATGTACCGCTGA